A window of the Cellvibrio sp. pealriver genome harbors these coding sequences:
- the secD gene encoding protein translocase subunit SecD yields MLNRYPLWKYLLLLFFTVVGVVYSIPNLYAPDAAIQVSGDSSAKVIDAPVLTKMEAALKEANIEAFGGEVTAKTAMVRIKDVEQQMAARKIVQQALGDGYVVALNTASTTPGWLQAMGAEPLKLGLDLAGGVHFLLEVDTASAVAKRQEINADDMKEKMRKAKVRYTSVIAQKDNQIVARFRNAEARDAAISLLRSDFPTLLFTTSDKQTEGEFAFNADFSEAGVREIEDYAVSQNLITLRNRVNELGVSEPMVQRQGRNRIIVQLAGIQDPAEAKRVIGKTANLEFRLGASPDTLVSNKESFPYKDELTQMQRGNAELEKQLIVTGDRVANATSSFDPETNQPQVNITLDSLGGTHMHRVTRNNVGRQMGILFIEYKTRTQIVKNAAGENVEKMTQYVERKVISLATIQSALGVQFRITGLDSPAEASELALLLRAGALAAPMHFVEERTIGPSLGAENIANGVDATLWGFGLVVLFMLVAYRMFGVFANIALAVNLLLMITMLSMFGATLTLPGIAGIVLTIGMAVDANVLIHSRIREELKNGASPQQAIYSGYERAFVTILDANLTTLIVGIILFAIGTGPIKGFAVTLIVGIITTMYASVSCSRALANLVYGRRKNLQKISI; encoded by the coding sequence ATGCTAAACCGTTATCCCCTGTGGAAATACCTGTTACTGCTGTTTTTTACAGTAGTTGGCGTTGTGTATTCGATCCCCAATTTATACGCACCTGATGCGGCTATTCAGGTTTCCGGTGATTCCAGTGCGAAAGTGATTGATGCACCCGTGCTGACCAAAATGGAAGCTGCGCTGAAAGAAGCCAATATAGAAGCTTTTGGCGGTGAAGTGACTGCAAAAACTGCAATGGTGCGAATCAAGGATGTAGAGCAGCAAATGGCTGCGCGCAAAATTGTACAACAGGCGTTGGGTGATGGTTATGTGGTAGCACTGAATACCGCTTCAACAACCCCCGGCTGGTTGCAAGCCATGGGAGCTGAGCCTTTAAAGTTGGGTCTTGATCTTGCGGGCGGTGTGCATTTTTTGTTGGAAGTTGATACAGCATCTGCCGTTGCAAAGCGTCAGGAAATCAATGCTGATGATATGAAAGAGAAAATGCGTAAAGCAAAGGTGCGTTATACCTCAGTAATTGCACAAAAGGATAACCAGATAGTTGCGCGCTTTCGTAATGCAGAGGCACGTGATGCGGCGATCAGTTTGTTGCGGAGTGATTTTCCAACATTGCTATTTACTACGTCGGATAAACAGACTGAAGGTGAGTTCGCTTTTAACGCCGATTTCAGTGAAGCAGGCGTGCGTGAAATTGAAGACTACGCCGTTAGCCAGAACCTGATTACCTTGCGTAACCGTGTTAATGAATTAGGTGTATCCGAACCAATGGTACAGCGCCAAGGGCGAAATCGTATCATCGTGCAGCTGGCAGGCATTCAGGATCCTGCAGAAGCCAAGCGCGTGATTGGTAAAACCGCCAATCTCGAATTCCGTTTGGGCGCATCCCCGGATACCTTGGTATCCAACAAAGAGTCTTTCCCTTACAAAGACGAGCTGACGCAAATGCAGCGCGGCAATGCTGAGTTAGAAAAACAATTAATTGTGACCGGTGATCGAGTTGCTAATGCAACCAGTAGTTTTGATCCGGAAACTAACCAGCCACAGGTCAATATTACCCTTGATAGTCTGGGTGGTACTCACATGCACCGCGTAACCCGCAATAATGTGGGGCGCCAAATGGGCATCTTGTTTATCGAATACAAAACCCGTACGCAGATTGTGAAAAATGCTGCAGGTGAAAACGTTGAAAAGATGACGCAGTACGTTGAGCGCAAAGTAATTAGCCTTGCGACCATCCAGAGTGCATTGGGCGTGCAATTCCGTATTACGGGTTTGGATAGTCCAGCGGAAGCATCGGAATTGGCGTTGCTATTGCGTGCGGGTGCTTTGGCGGCCCCTATGCATTTCGTGGAAGAACGTACTATTGGCCCGTCATTGGGTGCTGAAAACATTGCCAACGGTGTTGATGCAACCCTATGGGGCTTCGGTTTGGTTGTTCTCTTTATGTTGGTTGCGTACCGTATGTTTGGTGTTTTCGCCAACATTGCATTGGCTGTGAATTTACTGCTGATGATTACCATGCTCTCGATGTTTGGTGCGACCCTGACGCTCCCCGGTATTGCAGGTATTGTATTGACGATTGGTATGGCGGTTGATGCTAACGTGTTAATTCACTCCCGTATTCGCGAAGAGCTCAAAAATGGCGCATCACCCCAGCAGGCTATTTACTCAGGTTACGAGCGCGCGTTTGTCACTATTCTGGATGCCAACCTGACCACCTTGATTGTAGGGATTATTCTGTTTGCAATTGGTACCGGACCTATCAAAGGGTTTGCTGTAACACTTATTGTCGGGATCATTACCACCATGTACGCATCCGTCAGCTGCAGCCGTGCACTGGCAAACCTGGTCTATGGCCGTCGCAAAAACTTACAGAAAATTTCGATTTAA
- the queA gene encoding tRNA preQ1(34) S-adenosylmethionine ribosyltransferase-isomerase QueA: MRRQDFFYELPDSLIARAPAAERRGSRLLQLDGISGQLTHGHFPDLLSLVEPGDLMVFNDTRVIPARLFGQKESGGQVEVLVERVLDNHRVLSHTRASKAPKVGAQVILQDGTRIQLVARHDALFEWEFLGDDPVLVVLDRIGHMPLPPYIDRDDVAADRERYQTVYGEKQGAVAAPTAGLHFDELMLEQLREKGVNIAFVTLHVGAGTFQNMRVDNITEHQMHSEIMDVSEDVCELVRSTKAAGKRVIAVGTTSVRSLESAAQGYADAAQKGAIHPYQGETSIFIYPGYQFQVVDALVTNFHLPESTLIMLVSAFAGYQFTMAAYEEAVARQYRFFSYGDAMFITRNPTAAHQRVGVTG, encoded by the coding sequence ATGCGTCGCCAGGATTTTTTCTACGAATTACCTGATTCTCTTATTGCCCGTGCACCTGCTGCAGAGCGGCGCGGTAGTCGTTTGTTACAGTTGGATGGTATATCCGGCCAACTTACTCACGGTCACTTTCCTGATTTGCTTAGCCTTGTTGAACCGGGCGATTTAATGGTGTTCAACGATACCCGCGTGATTCCGGCGCGATTGTTTGGGCAGAAGGAGTCGGGCGGGCAGGTTGAGGTACTGGTAGAGCGCGTACTGGATAACCACAGAGTGCTTTCCCATACCCGAGCCAGTAAGGCTCCAAAGGTGGGGGCGCAGGTCATCTTACAGGACGGTACCCGCATCCAGCTTGTTGCGCGGCACGACGCTTTATTTGAGTGGGAATTTTTAGGTGATGACCCAGTGTTGGTTGTGCTGGATCGTATTGGCCATATGCCTTTGCCTCCTTATATAGACAGGGATGATGTGGCTGCTGACCGCGAGCGTTACCAGACTGTCTATGGTGAGAAACAGGGTGCTGTCGCAGCACCTACTGCGGGCTTGCATTTTGATGAGTTAATGCTTGAGCAGCTCCGGGAAAAAGGTGTGAACATCGCATTTGTGACCCTGCATGTAGGGGCTGGCACTTTCCAGAATATGCGAGTCGATAATATTACCGAGCATCAAATGCACTCCGAGATTATGGATGTATCGGAAGACGTTTGTGAGTTGGTACGTTCGACCAAGGCTGCAGGCAAGCGTGTAATCGCCGTAGGTACTACCAGCGTTCGTAGTTTGGAATCGGCTGCGCAAGGTTATGCTGATGCCGCGCAAAAAGGTGCAATCCACCCATATCAAGGCGAGACCAGCATCTTTATTTATCCCGGTTATCAGTTTCAGGTAGTTGATGCCTTGGTGACCAATTTCCACTTGCCTGAATCGACGCTCATTATGTTGGTGTCGGCCTTCGCTGGTTATCAATTTACGATGGCTGCCTATGAAGAGGCAGTTGCCCGGCAGTATCGTTTTTTCAGTTATGGCGATGCCATGTTTATCACCCGTAATCCAACAGCAGCACATCAGCGTGTTGGCGTGACCGGTTAA
- the secF gene encoding protein translocase subunit SecF: MTKESRIINFMGVRHFTSALSIVFIVISIASLAINGLKLGLDFTGGTQLELLFDKPADLNKIREVLEQEELKSPVAVLFGSEQEVMVRTQDQMKEKAQQKLSAAISALGSGAALEAVERPAREMEGFADTLVLVNVSSESVQQQNLFAAADYGRVEYQQRDGKTLVTVENSIDSVYLRRIIADIEQATSSKIELRSSEFVGPQIGDELRDQGGLGMLVAFALVFLYVAVQFQWKFSVGAIIGLIHDVIVTLGFFAFFHWDFDLTVLAAILALIGYSINDTIVIYDRIRENFRILRKMHPHEVINISITQTLGRTIMTSASVFIVLFCLYFIAGETLQGFALALIIGIVAGTYSSVYICANITAALGITKEDLMPKVRDESEVQETP; encoded by the coding sequence ATGACTAAGGAATCACGCATTATTAATTTCATGGGGGTGAGGCACTTCACCTCTGCTTTGTCGATTGTGTTTATTGTCATTTCCATAGCATCACTGGCCATTAACGGATTGAAGTTAGGTTTGGATTTTACTGGCGGTACCCAGCTGGAATTGTTGTTCGATAAGCCTGCAGATTTAAATAAAATCCGTGAAGTGCTTGAACAAGAAGAATTAAAAAGCCCCGTTGCTGTGCTGTTTGGCTCCGAGCAGGAAGTAATGGTGCGTACTCAGGATCAAATGAAAGAAAAAGCCCAGCAAAAACTGAGCGCGGCAATTTCTGCCTTGGGTTCAGGCGCGGCGTTAGAAGCTGTAGAGCGGCCAGCACGTGAGATGGAAGGGTTTGCAGATACGTTGGTACTGGTGAATGTCAGCAGTGAAAGTGTGCAACAACAAAATCTTTTTGCAGCTGCTGATTACGGCCGTGTGGAGTACCAACAACGTGATGGAAAAACACTGGTCACTGTAGAAAACTCAATTGATTCAGTGTATCTGCGCCGTATCATTGCTGATATTGAACAAGCTACCAGCAGCAAGATTGAATTGCGCAGTAGTGAATTTGTTGGTCCTCAAATCGGTGATGAGTTGCGTGATCAAGGCGGCTTGGGAATGTTGGTCGCTTTCGCGTTGGTATTTTTGTATGTTGCTGTTCAATTCCAATGGAAATTTTCAGTTGGTGCAATTATTGGTTTGATTCATGACGTAATTGTCACCCTGGGCTTTTTTGCGTTTTTCCATTGGGATTTTGATTTGACCGTGCTCGCGGCCATACTTGCGCTTATAGGTTACTCCATTAACGATACCATCGTTATTTACGACCGTATCCGCGAGAACTTCCGCATTCTACGCAAAATGCATCCACACGAAGTGATCAATATTTCAATCACCCAAACGCTTGGCCGTACCATAATGACATCGGCATCGGTATTTATTGTATTGTTTTGCTTGTATTTTATTGCAGGAGAAACACTGCAAGGTTTTGCGTTGGCATTGATCATCGGTATTGTTGCTGGTACTTATTCATCGGTTTATATCTGTGCCAACATCACTGCGGCTCTTGGAATCACCAAAGAGGACTTGATGCCGAAAGTGCGCGATGAAAGTGAAGTGCAAGAAACACCCTGA
- the tgt gene encoding tRNA guanosine(34) transglycosylase Tgt, translated as MTHQCFMEFELDSQTGRARRGRLKFPRGTVETPAFMPVGTYGTVKGLTPRDVEDIGAQIILGNTFHLMLRPGTEVVKAHGDLHDFMQWKGPILTDSGGFQVFSLGKLRKITEEGVTFKSPINGSKVFLDPETSMQVQRDLGSDIVMIFDECTPYPATIHEARDSMELSLRWAKRSKIAHGDNPSALFGIVQGGMYENLRTESLTGLVEIGFDGYAIGGLSVGEPKEDMLRILESLAPQMPKHKPRYLMGVGKPGDIVEAVRRGVDMFDCVMPTRNARNGHLFTSEGVIKLRNAKYREDTSPLDPLCDCYTCKNFSRSYLHHLDKCNEMLGAQLNTIHNLRYYQRIMADMRKALSDNSFDAFLCDFYGRQGLEVPPAPPM; from the coding sequence GTGACTCATCAATGCTTTATGGAATTTGAATTAGATAGCCAGACGGGCAGGGCGCGTCGTGGTCGCCTTAAGTTTCCGCGTGGTACGGTTGAAACGCCTGCATTTATGCCGGTGGGTACTTATGGAACCGTGAAAGGACTTACCCCGCGCGATGTAGAAGATATAGGTGCGCAGATTATCCTTGGGAATACTTTTCACTTGATGCTGCGCCCGGGCACCGAAGTGGTAAAGGCGCACGGCGATCTCCACGACTTTATGCAATGGAAAGGCCCCATCCTGACAGACTCCGGTGGTTTTCAGGTGTTCAGTTTGGGCAAGCTGCGGAAAATTACCGAGGAAGGCGTTACATTCAAATCGCCAATCAATGGCAGTAAAGTGTTTCTCGATCCTGAGACTTCTATGCAGGTTCAGCGCGATTTGGGCTCTGACATCGTGATGATCTTTGACGAATGCACTCCTTATCCGGCGACAATTCATGAGGCGCGAGACTCTATGGAGCTGTCGTTGCGCTGGGCAAAGCGTTCCAAAATTGCGCATGGTGATAATCCTTCTGCGTTGTTCGGGATAGTTCAGGGCGGTATGTATGAAAATCTGCGTACGGAATCATTAACTGGGTTGGTCGAAATCGGTTTTGATGGCTATGCAATTGGCGGTCTTTCTGTTGGTGAGCCGAAAGAGGACATGTTGCGCATACTTGAGAGCCTCGCACCGCAAATGCCCAAACACAAACCGCGTTATTTAATGGGGGTTGGGAAACCTGGCGATATCGTAGAAGCGGTGCGCCGCGGTGTGGATATGTTTGACTGCGTTATGCCGACTCGCAACGCTCGCAACGGACATTTATTCACCAGTGAGGGAGTTATCAAGCTGCGCAACGCCAAATACCGCGAAGACACTTCTCCTTTGGATCCTTTGTGTGACTGTTACACCTGCAAAAACTTTTCGCGCTCTTATCTGCATCATTTGGATAAATGCAATGAAATGCTGGGTGCCCAGCTAAATACCATCCATAACCTGCGCTACTACCAACGGATTATGGCGGATATGCGCAAGGCGTTAAGCGATAATAGTTTTGATGCTTTTTTGTGCGATTTTTATGGCCGTCAGGGATTAGAGGTTCCGCCAGCGCCGCCTATGTAG